Within Argonema galeatum A003/A1, the genomic segment AATCCAATCGATACATCGGCGGACGCCCTTTCACATAGATGTGATACCGAACCAAGCGACTCACCAAAGTGTTGTCTGTAGCGGGTTTCCCAGTCTCCCTACTGATATATTGATTCTCCAAAGGCAAATCCGGCAGCATTTGATAAACTTGCCGCCAAACATCTTGTGGTTTGAATTGCTGGGCTGTAGCAGGCGCTGAACTCAATAAACTCGGAACAGATATCAAACTCCAACCAAAAACCGTCAAACCTACTACTGTCAGGGCTGTTACTGCAAAAAGTTTGTTGGGCATAGGGTATGGGGCATTGTTCGTAGTTCGTGGTTTATTGTTGACTGCTAACCGCGAACCACGAATACAAATGTAATATTAACGCAAGTTGCTAGTTATATAGTTGAGGCGGGTATTAGGTACGTTGTTGCGATGCCGCGCTCTTATCCCAGTGGTAATAAGAGCGCGGCATCGTAACAACATACCCAGAAAGCAAGTAACTAGCAACTTGAGTTATTACTCGCCAATGATCTCTGGTTGAGTTAACTCGTCAGACATCTCAATGATGGCCCGGATTACCGGCTTCATCATCGGGTCATCGAGACTGTCAAACTCTTCATATCGGCGGCGCTTAGCGCGATTGGCAACCTGAACCGTAATCCGGTAGCGATTGGAAGCTGCACCAATCAGATCTTCCGCCCTGTACATGATCTGAGTCTGGGTAGTCTCGAACTTGGAACGCTTGTACATAGAACCTGGTTCTAGAGATCAATTATCAGTGTAACAGTTTATTTACGCCCTACGTTAGATGCGTTTGCCCTGACTGTGAAACGTGGGATATAACGGTAAATAGATGGCAGAACACTCCCACACAAGATAGTTCTTAAATGTTTACTAGAAAGTCTTCTCTGTATTTATCGGTGCTTTTACTAGCTTCTCCTTTAGAGTTAGCTTTTGGCTCGCAGCCGTTTGTAAAGGCTGACTCTATGGTTCAAGCGCCAGATGGCAATAATCAAACGCTGCAAAATACAACTCTCATTCGCTTTCAGTCACCGCCTGACGATGGAAAACCTAAAGACGGTACAGCTAGCGGCGGCACAAGAGGAAGATGTCCTCAAGATGCAAATCAATCTTCTATTTTGACACTCTTGCTCCCACGTAGCCAAGAGGGGTTAACTGTTGCAGATCATCCTATCTTCTTTGCTTATGTGCCTCAAACTCAGGCAAATACCGGAGAGTTTCTTTTGTACGATCGGGCGCAGAAGACTGTAATTTACCAAACAACATTTCCTCTCAGAAATATTCCCGGTATCATCAGCATTCAATACCCAACCAATAAACCTCGTCTAGAAATCGGTAAGACCTATGAATGGCGCTTATTATTGCATTGCCAATCCGATGATCGAGCCGCAGACGCATCCAAAATTGGGTGGATTAAGCGGATAGCCCCGCCTACGGCAGTTGCCAGAGTGCCAAATAATACTAACCCAAGTGAACGAGCGCGAGTTTATGCAGAAAACGGCATTTGGTACGACGCTCTAAAAATTATAGCAGAACAGAAACCTAGAGTTTCGACTAATTCAACGGCAACAATTATGTGGAGGCAACTTCTACAATCAGAATCTGTCAAACTTGATGAC encodes:
- a CDS encoding DNA-directed RNA polymerase subunit omega gives rise to the protein MYKRSKFETTQTQIMYRAEDLIGAASNRYRITVQVANRAKRRRYEEFDSLDDPMMKPVIRAIIEMSDELTQPEIIGE
- a CDS encoding DUF928 domain-containing protein, which gives rise to MFTRKSSLYLSVLLLASPLELAFGSQPFVKADSMVQAPDGNNQTLQNTTLIRFQSPPDDGKPKDGTASGGTRGRCPQDANQSSILTLLLPRSQEGLTVADHPIFFAYVPQTQANTGEFLLYDRAQKTVIYQTTFPLRNIPGIISIQYPTNKPRLEIGKTYEWRLLLHCQSDDRAADASKIGWIKRIAPPTAVARVPNNTNPSERARVYAENGIWYDALKIIAEQKPRVSTNSTATIMWRQLLQSESVKLDDIVSSPLVECCKPSN